Proteins from one Xiphophorus hellerii strain 12219 chromosome 8, Xiphophorus_hellerii-4.1, whole genome shotgun sequence genomic window:
- the hdhd2 gene encoding LOW QUALITY PROTEIN: haloacid dehalogenase-like hydrolase domain-containing protein 2 (The sequence of the model RefSeq protein was modified relative to this genomic sequence to represent the inferred CDS: deleted 1 base in 1 codon), with product MLVGSDVCFSFLRKCSTCSMAGRRALKAVLIDLSGTLHVEDTAVPGAQDALNRLRQASVAVKFVTNTTKESKKNLLERLQRLNFDLQEKEIFTSLSAARSLLEQKQHKPLLLVEDSALEDFTGIDTSEPNAVVIGLAPDHFNYQTLNKAFRMILDGAPLIAIHKARYYKRKDGLALGPGPFVTGLEYATDCKATVVGKPEKTFFTQALSDLGCSPSEAVMIGDDARDDVGGAQNAGMLGILVRTGKYRDGDERKIDPPPYLTCDSFPDAVEHILQNLL from the exons ATGCTGGTTGGGAGTGATGTTTGTTTCAGCTTCCTCAGAAAGTGCTCA ACCTGCAGCATGGCAGGGCGACGGGCTCTGAAGGCTGTCCTCATAGACCTCAGTGGGACTCTGCACGTAGAGGACACTGCAGTGCCCGGGGCGCAGGACGCCCTCAACCG GTTACGGCAGGCATCAGTAGCTGTGAAGTTTGTGACCAACACAACAAAGGAAAGTAAGAAGAACTTACTGGAGCGACTGCAACGACTTAACTTTGACCTCCAG GAAAAAGAAATCTTCACGTCTCTGAGTGCTGCAAGGAGTTTGttggaacaaaaacaacacaagccgctgctgctggtggaggACAGCGCACTGGAAGACTTCACTG GTATCGACACTTCGGAGCCAAACGCCGTCGTCATTGGACTCGCTCCTGATCATTTCAACTACCAAACTCTCAATAAGGCTTTCAG AATGATTTTGGATGGAGCTCCTCTTATTGCCATTCATAAGGCTCGTTACTACAAACGTAAGGAC GGCTTGGCCCTTGGCCCCGGACCCTTTGTGACAGGCTTGGAGTATGCCACAGACTGTAAAGCTACAGTGGTGGGAAAGCCcgaaaagacatttttcacacag GCCTTGTCTGATTTAGGATGTAGCCCCAGTGAAGCCGTCATGATAGGAGAT GATGCCAGAGACGATGTAGGTGGGGCTCAGAACGCAGGAATGCTGGGTATTCTTGTTAGAACAG GTAAATACAGAGACGGAGATGAAAGGAAAATTGACCCACCTCCTTACCTCACATGCGACAGTTTCCCCGATGCCGTCGAACACATCCTACAGAATCTGCTATAA
- the ier3ip1 gene encoding immediate early response 3-interacting protein 1 gives MAFTLYTLIQTAILCTNAIAVLHEERFLSKIGWGVDQGVGGFGDEPGVKAQILNLIRSVRTVMRVPLIIVNSACIVLLLLFG, from the exons ATGGCGTTCACTCTGTACACCCTCATCCAGACCGCTATTCTGTGCACCAATGCTATCGCCGTGTTACACGAAGAGAGATTTCTCAGCAAAA tcGGTTGGGGTGTTGATCAGGGAGTTGGAGGCTTTGGGGATGAGCCAGGAGTCAAAGCTCAGATACTGAATCTCATTCGTTCAGTTCGGACCGTCATGAGAG tgccaCTGATAATTGTGAACTCAGCGTGCATCGTCCTGTTGTTGCTGTTTGGTTGA
- the skor2 gene encoding SKI family transcriptional corepressor 2, which translates to MDKAHLSSPNEIIMTNSTGSYQQEPLTPPRPAHLHSSSSSLSSPSPSSSSPLKPNQVGQVILYGVPIVSLVIDNNERLCLAQISNTLLKNYSYNEIHNRRVALGITCVQCTPVQLEILRRAGAMPISSRRCGMITKREAERLCKSFLGENSPPKLPDNFAFDVTHECAWGCRGNFIPARYNSSRAKCIKCSFCNMYFSPNKFIFHSHRTPDAKYTQPDAANFNSWRRHLRLTDKIPPDELVYAWEDVKAMFNGGSRKRALPSSVQCASMGPMKSLSGTVVPHMIGPDLGAQKRARFEDEDDLDGGSLSPRKTPRNYPVIPVPSKGFSMLQKFPPTSLFPSPYPFPAFGLCQQKKEDSDVSTIQKGPGLSGLLWPGRKDAFYPPFCMFWPPRAAGGIPVPTYLQPQPSTLSTLTENPSLRQAFLDLSDPSDAGTVSSNGNAVSAAMAPSNGTTTPRSGLFDTECTTATPDLRPVTSEGWLKLLENPALQTRKPSYGSAFRPVVKDAESIAKLHGNSGGVNGATDEDFAVVVPGSDRHQRLSPTSSCSYGSESGGDGEAEGAESEEEGEVDVESSKQEDEEEEGNFTNRPPQTQTNLYLPVLSDSAGEERGKDRGSGAIFPSTSPGSSSNPIVQESPSLPASPHASLPLSSSTPPHREDTAYKNAQKNRDEGLPAYATKDNSSNSDENKEQRSFFVPESETSAPDYWRECTGDQSRGATSPVTLKKDVENMEKEELQKVLLEQIDFRRRLEQEFHALKGTSPFPVFHNFQDQMKRELAYREEMVQQLQMIPYTNIIRKEKISPHLGK; encoded by the exons ATGGACAAGGCTCATCTTTCAAGCCCCAAtgaaataataatgacaaactCAACAGGCTCTTATCAACAGGAGCCTCTCACTCCACCCAGGCCTGCCCATCTGCACTCCTCATCCTCTTCATTATCCTCCCCTTCCCCTTCATCCTCCTCTCCCCTCAAACCCAACCAGGTGGGTCAGGTCATCTTGTACGGCGTTCCTATTGTGTCACTCGTCATTGACAACAATGAGAGACTTTGTCTGGCACAGATTTCAAACACTCTTTTGAAGAACTACAGTTATAACGAGATTCATAACCGCCGAGTGGCCCTAGGGATCACCTGTGTCCAGTGCACTCCAGTTCAGCTGGAGATCCTCCGTAGGGCCGGTGCCATGCCCATCTCGTCACGCCGGTGCGGCATGATCACCAAGCGTGAAGCCGAGCGCCTGTGCAAGTCCTTCCTGGGAGAAAACTCACCCCCTAAACTGCCCGACAATTTTGCCTTCGACGTGACACACGAGTGCGCCTGGGGTTGCCGGGGTAACTTCATACCAGCGCGGTACAACAGCTCCAGGGCCAAATGCATCAAGTGCTCCTTTTGCAACATGTACTTTTCTCCAAACAAGTTCATTTTCCATTCTCACCGCACACCAGACGCCAAGTACACCCAACCTGATGCTGCCAACTTCAACTCCTGGCGAAGGCACCTCAGACTGACAGACAAAATTCCACCGGATGAGTTGGTTTACGCATGGGAAGATGTCAAAGCCATGTTCAATGGAGGTAGCCGGAAGAGAGCACTGCCGTCATCTGTCCAGTGCGCTTCCATGGGTCCCATGAAGAGTCTCTCAGGTACAGTGGTACCTCATATGATAGGACCTGACCTGGGTGCACAGAAAAGAGCCCGCTTTGAGGATGAGGATGATCTGGACGGAGGCAGCCTCTCTCCTCGTAAAACACCACGCAACTACCCTGTCATCCCTGTCCCAAGCAAAGGCTTCAGCATGCTGCAGAAGTTCCCCCCTACGTCACTCTTCCCGTCCCCTTACCCCTTCCCTGCGTTTGGCCTCTGCCAGCAGAAAAAGGAGGACAGTGATGTTTCAACTATTCAGAAAGGGCCAGGGCTTTCGGGTCTTTTATGGCCTGGCCGCAAAGACGCTTTCTATCCTCCTTTCTGTATGTTTTGGCCCCCGAGAGCAGCTGGGGGGATTCCAGTCCCTACCTACCTTCAGCCTCAGCCCAGCACCCTTTCCACTCTAACTGAAAACCCATCTCTCAGGCAGGCCTTTTTGGATCTGTCAGATCCTAGTGATGCTGGAACTGTAAGCAGCAATGGGAATGCTGTCAGTGCTGCTATGGCCCCCAGCAATGGGACCACCACACCAAGATCCGGGTTGTTTGACACTGAGTGCACGACAGCAACCCCAGACCTTCGCCCTGTGACGTCAGAGGGATGGCTGAAACTTCTAGAAAACCCAGCTCTCCAAACGAGGAAGCCCAGCTATGGCTCTGCCTTTCGCCCAGTTGTCAAGGATGCAGAGAGCATCGCCAAGCTCCACGGCAACAGCGGAGGAGTCAACGGAGCAACAGATGAGGACTTTGCAGTCGTGGTTCCCGGATCAGACCGACACCAGCGGCTGTCGCccaccagcagctgcagctatGGCAGTGAAAGCGGAGGTGATGGGGAAGCAGAGGGAGCAGAGAGCGAGGAAGAGGGTGAAGTGGATGTGGAATCTTCAAAGcaagaggatgaggaggaggaggggaactTCACAAATAGGCCGCCACAGACTCAGACCAACCTGTATCTCCCTGTTCTGAGTGACAGTGCTGGAGAGGAACGAGGGAAGGACAGGGGGAGTGGCGCAATTTTTCCCAGCACCTCCCCGGGATCCTCCTCGAATCCCATTGTACAGGAGTCCCCCAGCCTACCTGCCTCTCCACACGCCAGCTTGCCTCTCTCCAGCTCCACCCCACCCCACCGAGAGGACACAGCTTACAAAAAC gctcAGAAAAATCGAGATGAAGGACTACCTGCATATGCAACCAAAGACAATTCAAGCAATTCGG atgaaaacaaagagcAGAGAAGTTTCTTTGTGCCTGAGAGTGAAACCTCAGCGCCTGACTACTGGAGAGAGTGCACAG gggATCAGAGCAGAGGCGCAACCTCTCCTGTCACACTGAAGAAGGATGTTGAAAATATGGAGAAAG AAGAACTTCAGAAAGTTCTCCTGGAGCAGATCGACTTCAGGAGGAGACTGGAGCAGGAGTTTCATGCCCTAAAAGGaacttccccatttcctgtcttcc ATAATTTTCAAGATCAGATGAAACGAGAGCTCGCCTACAGAGAAGAAATGGTCCAACAGTTACAGATG ATTCCCTACACCAACAtcatcagaaaagaaaagatcagCCCTCATCTTGGCAAGTAG